Within the Siniperca chuatsi isolate FFG_IHB_CAS linkage group LG18, ASM2008510v1, whole genome shotgun sequence genome, the region AACAGACCAAAGTTACTATTAAGCAGTCTGCATTACGCCAACTGCGATGCTAAATGGATTATTGATCTAACcaggtgtaaaaaaacaacaacaaaaaaacaagaggtGTTTGATGCCATTTAACATAACTTACAGACACATCCCACAATCCTCTTGTTTGTGATGGAGGGAACAAGGTGGGGATCGGCCTTGGAGCCAGCGTACTCTTTTGGCTTCATCATGCTGTAGGGATCCTGAAGGAGACGGAAGGATTACGTCAGGTTAGTGATCTTCTGTGTAAGATCATCACTGAAGAATCAGTAAAACTCATTAAATGTGTTATCCATTCATAAATCATTTTCATGCATCATTTGTACACTCATGCCTGTCTTAGATTTAATATGCTACTAGctacaaaacaagcaaagatCATTTATCCAGCACATTTATCATCCAAACAAAATCAATTTTCAAGCTGCTGACAGGTCGGAAGTCAATATCCAATtaactgggggaaaaaatctgaTATTCTTCATTCttatcatttattcatcattGAAAAAGATCTGATTATCATTATGAGGGGTATTTACTTAGCTTGAAGCAAATTACTGCAAAATTTTGCATCACTGCAAATTTTCAATTTAGTGGGGTGTTTACGAGTTTAAGAGTGCAAATGCATCTTTTCCTCTCGGTTTCTGCCCTCCGTCCAGactaaaacagcatttttctcCAGAGGGGATGAATCTTGGGAGTTTTGGTATGTACGGAGAAAACCAGACGCAGTGATGTAGTCTCGCGCCCACTCGTGGTCGGGGACTCCTAAATCAGAGCTGATGTCAGGCTGTTTTGACACATGGCGTCTGGAAATCAACGGCGCGCAAAAGAAAGTGTTTAACGCTGGTGAACTTGAACTGTGACCCGACTGAGTCCGTTTCAAAAGACTCTCACTCTCCAGACATATattaagacatataaaaataatgaataacatCTTCTGTCTGATATGAATTTTCCACATTGTTCGCCTTCATTCAAATTTCCAGACtctctatgaatatgcaaatgtgctggacacaagatgtctccttcTTCACCGAAACGTCCGTTCTCACCAGTTTCCACATCCCACACACGTAAGTTTCATACTGGACCCTgaaactttcctccttcagcagatgaacgTGAAAACAAACTCTGTGCAAACGTATTTCTGCACAGCAAAGTGAcgataagaaaaaaaacactaatttcTGAGCGGAGAGGGACTTcaagaaatgcaaaaagaaaaaaacaaatctataaAATAAGTTAAAGTAGCTCGTTcatttaattctacttaaaGAGTGAGCTGATTCCTTCGTTGGCTTGGTTCTTGTCAGAGAGCGTCTTTGCGGGCCGGTACCGGTCGCTGAGAATCTGTGGTCAATAAGGGCAAACACAATTTGACTGTTTAGAGCCTAAAAAAGGGCTAAAATCCTTTACGTCACGCACTGGATTGATAATCGGTGATTGCTATGTAGTGACATTTACTCGTTAAAGTACAGTGTGATTGGAATGAGCTTTCCCTCGCTGTGCCAACACTGTTTTAACTTGTATATACGGGATTTTATGTTTCCAAAagccttttgtttttcctttgattTGTAAGTTGTAAATTCCTTTCCTGATTTTAGCGGATCAATTCAATCCTAACTGATCTCACTGATTAcaagacagacatcattcactgtgattatgttataaattaaaatgtaatctttGATAGTAACAGAGTTGTCAtgctgaatcagtgacatcttttaaatcacttctcaaaacgtaCCTTTTCAAAAAAGCCTCTTATTAAATTCTAGCACTCCGTTTTATTGCCAACATATcggttttattatttgtaattatctttattgttgggggttttattttgttttatttcattgtgttgctgtattattttacttgactgactgattttatttgcctcagtcctgaaatgttttaatgctggttcaaccatgtaaaagcactttgtaactttaaaacaaaaaagaaaaagtgctgtaaaataaagtttattattattataataataataccgcTCCGTCCTTCATGGCCTTCATAATGATCTTCTCCAGTCCCGTGGCTTGCTCCTCATCAGTGGGAATCCCTGAAGAGGGACCAAATAAATCCAACATATCACCACAAAGCAAATACAGAACTTGCAAACTTGTTAAAGGGGGTATGGCAGTTTTATTTTACTGGCcaatacttataataataataataataataatattattattattatcatctacCGACTTTCAGTGGAATCGTCACGATAAGTTCATGTCATCTGTTGTTTTACACATGAGAAGAATTTTTGTATGTAATGCAAACAGTGGAATACAATGCAGTGAACTTGATTACATAATTTTGTTGTAACTTGTGCCATTTCATGGTATAtactgatgtaaaaaaaaaaaacaaacattcagttACGCTTTATTTTACGGGTCCATAATTTCAGAataatttccaaataatttcCTAGGAACATTTCCAGGAAAGAACCTGAAAAACCtgaatttctttaaaaagaaacgccatttaaacccaagtaaatattcattcattagtcACTgattattggaaactttatttttcacattggTTGGATTGAATGCTTGCCTgtagacaaatttcacattttcagctgacctgctgtgcaccTCTTTTGCTTTCAGTTAAATAAGTGGAAGTGTACCAATTGAACATTGTCTTCATTTTACTTATAACTAGTACCAAATTACACCGTCTTTCTGGGAAACTGGGGAATTACTAGGAAGTTAGGAATAAAgcattattaaatatttgtatgaATACCACTTCAGCCATATCGCCCAGCACTGCTTCAGAGTTGGGAGTTTCAACACACCTGGAAGATGAGTAAACCTAATCTTAAGGGAAACTTCCGCTATTACTAGTTTAGCTGTCTGTCATAATTGAGCAACTGAAATAATTATATACACAGACAAATGAACACATAGAGCTTAGCCGAGAACTGTTTTgacaacagaaagagagatgaaagattttaaatatgaaatattgtatttttaatgtgtgcCGAATGGAAGAACGTTGTAGCTTAATTCTATTgcataaaatgtgttgatgttttaCGAGCTAAACAGTTTAGACGACACACGATTTCTAATTAAATTGCCAGATTTTTAAACTAAGTTCTGCCTGATTTTCTGTCTTGAGAAGAACGTTCTCACAGTGGTTCCAGGGCTTCCGCCGCCAGTAACGTTACCTGTCCTTGCCTTGGATAAACCCTgtttaaatcatatttaatcGGTCTTTCAGAGTTTATGAGTCGGTGCTGGTTTCGTCCTCACCTCCAGCCGCCATGCCGCGGGTCAGAGCCGGGACCGGGGCAGCCCGGCAGGTTGTTGCGGCTCGGGAAGCTGTGCGGAGAAGTAACCTTGCAGCCATTTCTCCTTCTTTGCTGGTTCAATCGCTAGTCGCAGGGCTATGACGTCGTAGGTGGCCCAATTCGTCACACGGTTTTGACGTAAACGCCTCTTccagtttgttttagtttttccacCGATAATTTGATGAAAAACTGTTCATTAAATccccatgtttgttttttttataatcgATACAATTTTTTAACGAATTCAGTTTTCTATTATCTTGTGGCTTTTCCAGTGGTGGAgcaagtattcagaccctttagcatacttaagtagaagtagtactaataccacactaaAAATACTCCGGTACAAGTATCATgtcatgcattcaaaaccttatttaagtaaaagtatgtaagtataatcaggaaattgtacttaaagtattaaaagtaaaagtactcaatgcaatTGTAGATTAAtaagtcttttatttttttaattgtattaattaGTCTACAACTGCATTGAgattactcaagtaaaaatcTATTGCTGATTAGTTTCTGCAGAAATGACTCTCTTCTTGATCCCAAGAAAAGATAAATAACACactctgtgtattttattactGCTAATAAAATAGATACTGTAATTACtaattatttgacatttttatcaaGCAGTAATGGATTTAACAATGTGTGGTATTGACACAAGGATTTAATTTCCACCACTAGACTTGAATGACTGAGAAGAACTACTGAGTATTTATTGTGATTTTTACAACAGTCTAATCATCCAGTGATATTCAACAGTGAGATATTTTGACAAACCTTTAACATGACAAAGACGTGACAAACGAGCTGATTTAAGAGACATATTTCatccatttcctgtctgtcatcTCAGGGCTTTTTCGGTTTTATAAAAGGagcacaaagagagagatgaaagctAGAGAAGCTCGACGTAATTGGCGGGGAACATGCCGTAGCGTCCGTCAGGTCCGTAACCTCTCCACCAACCCTCATCCACCATCTCGATCCCGGTTATAATGTCGTCAGGGTCAAAGGTGATCTCAGTGTCGTCCACTGTGGAGGACAGGTGATGGTGAGaagagcaacattaacatacagtaacattgtgtgtgtgtgtgtgtgtgtgtgtgtgtgtgtgtgtgtgtgtgtgtacataccaGCCTGGTAGTCATACAGAGCTCTGGCACAGATGTCCTGTCCACTGGCCTTCACATCTTCAGCcttaatatttaaaacacatttaaaaagcagttaATTTTGTCCTCACGAGCTCCTGTAGACTCCATCCTGCTTTCTGTCTATgtttaaaggagtagttcagcattttgaaaaatgtgcttgttctctttctttctgagagtgagatgttcagatggatatcaatctcgtgtctgtgtgttaagtacagagctgaagacaggatgtggttagcctagcttagcataatgactggaagcagagggaaacagctagcctgtacACAAAAGTACACCttccaacacctctaaagctcaatgaACTAATTAAGATTTAATATCTTGTTAtgtacatagatagatagatagatagatagatagatagatagatagatagatagatagatagatagatagatagatagatagatagatattcaGTTTTGGCTTATAAATTGACTAATAAAATTGACTgataaattgtattttgttaCATCACTTGTAACACTTGTAACAGATGTAGTGCGTGTGGTTCGGGATGTTGGGAGAGcccttatgtgtgtgtctttgttgatGTCACTATGTTGattgttttatggttttatCCTCTGAttcaattttgaaataaataaaaaaaaaaaacaacagcttgtGGTTTTTACAGGAAGTTATGTGCTGGAGTGAATTCTTGGTCGAAGGTTTTAAACCTGcgataattgatttatttttgtttttggccacttgggggcagcagaaacaagttgtgaacacgaCATTAACCTTTTATCaaccttttaagttgatgtgatgaagttgttagcaaacagttgcttatttatacatccagcagttGTTATGATCATTGATTAGGAggcgtgtttgtgtcacctgatgaatgtcagtccaatattgtctcttttagctctgtgtttggcctccagcagctcctgagggaaatatctggctctttagctgctagatgctccactatgttcaccagtgtACTGTGggcttttacagctttttctctgaagaCGACGCTACGAGAGcgctgagagggaaccagaacagtaaagttgcagccgggcagataaacaacgagctgaaagtcactataaagctccgtaaagccgagcggagctgcagattcagctgataatccTCTGCAGCTTCATCACTGCCagcgactcctttcacattgtttcacACTGTCGTTTCATacattgttataaaaatatacattgtaGCTgctttaactttggacagagccaggctagcagtttctccctgtttacagtctttatgctaagctaagctaacaggcttcatatttaccgtacagacatgagagtggtatcaatctgaacatctaactctcagcaagaagaGCAAATTAGCGTAATGGCTGCTGGATAAGCGGAGGGTGGACTCACTGTGGGGCTCTCCTGGGAAACGACCTCATACAGGTCCTCCTCTGTCCCAACCGGGTGTGGTGTCTCATACAGATCATCTTCAGCTGGAGTTTCATTGACATTAACAGATCAATGCATGACAAGGCGTTTACTATAGTGATTAAAGGTAAAATAATTCTATTTTACCACTGTCCATCCaggacagtggtggag harbors:
- the LOC122865437 gene encoding cytochrome c oxidase subunit 5B, mitochondrial-like, which produces MAARLLLRTASRAATTCRAAPVPALTRGMAAGGIPTDEEQATGLEKIIMKAMKDGADPYSMMKPKEYAGSKADPHLVPSITNKRIVGCVCEEDNTAVVWFWLHDGEAQRCPSCGSHYKLVAHELPH